The proteins below come from a single Candidatus Eremiobacterota bacterium genomic window:
- a CDS encoding DNA-binding protein: MSKATTSFCTVLAAILLAAFRLASYPCTAAESPSSSQATPSPSSSRATPSASQSQPYSSPSPPAPLSGRETSKIVAEIYNRLGPRLGSYFVEANIVLTLAGARGFTEFFVAYPRPGDDKVLQSLNTMLAPRGLRIGKGIPLPGCSCMMVGIESLHGFERISRLTGFSVYTPFEASSGWEALKSWNAQVFKRAQEQGLKIDDIQDISSGIRYGYPDIAIKDFLEWRASSRKIPMVDSDIPFVKRYQCAEPNFSLKPEHRDDPDVKATVSLFGTILKDFYGSPWHRERESDPIFLAARKANDDAHEQMLEERAKNAAIKNIPAASERTGAKSARFYGLRLAPGCDLYQEIEKFAKERSIISGFVATCCGSLTAASIRYAGMEKPSKLEGRFEIVSLGGTISSSGGSHLHISLSDSQGRTVGGHLMEGSRVYTTAEIIIGSLDGVEFTRIMDTRSGCPELRFLEK, encoded by the coding sequence ATGAGCAAAGCAACGACATCCTTCTGTACGGTCCTTGCAGCAATTCTGCTGGCCGCCTTCCGGCTTGCCTCTTATCCCTGCACTGCCGCAGAATCCCCGTCATCTTCTCAAGCCACGCCGTCCCCGTCATCTTCCCGGGCCACACCATCCGCGTCACAGTCCCAGCCATACTCGTCTCCCTCCCCTCCGGCCCCCCTCTCGGGCCGTGAGACTTCGAAGATTGTGGCGGAGATCTATAACCGCCTTGGCCCCCGCCTCGGCTCTTATTTCGTCGAGGCCAACATAGTCCTCACTCTCGCGGGGGCGCGAGGCTTCACCGAGTTCTTCGTGGCCTATCCCCGTCCCGGCGACGACAAGGTTCTCCAGTCCCTCAACACCATGCTCGCTCCCCGGGGACTGAGGATCGGGAAAGGCATTCCTCTTCCCGGTTGCAGCTGCATGATGGTGGGCATCGAGAGCCTGCACGGCTTCGAGCGCATTTCGCGCCTCACAGGCTTCAGCGTTTACACCCCCTTTGAGGCCTCATCGGGATGGGAGGCTTTAAAAAGCTGGAACGCCCAGGTCTTTAAAAGGGCGCAAGAGCAGGGGCTCAAGATTGACGATATACAAGACATTTCAAGCGGAATCCGCTACGGATACCCCGACATCGCCATCAAGGATTTCCTGGAGTGGAGAGCCTCGTCACGGAAGATCCCGATGGTCGACTCAGATATTCCCTTCGTGAAGCGCTACCAGTGCGCCGAGCCCAACTTCTCTCTCAAGCCCGAGCACCGGGACGATCCTGACGTCAAGGCGACAGTGAGCCTTTTCGGCACCATCCTGAAAGACTTCTACGGGAGCCCCTGGCATCGTGAGCGCGAGAGCGATCCCATTTTCCTGGCCGCAAGGAAAGCAAATGACGATGCCCATGAGCAGATGCTTGAAGAGCGTGCAAAAAATGCAGCCATCAAGAATATTCCAGCGGCGAGTGAGCGCACCGGAGCAAAATCTGCCCGTTTTTACGGCCTCAGGCTCGCCCCGGGCTGCGACCTTTACCAGGAGATCGAAAAATTTGCAAAGGAGCGGAGCATCATCTCGGGCTTCGTGGCCACCTGCTGCGGGAGCCTCACCGCCGCTTCGATCCGGTATGCCGGCATGGAGAAGCCTTCGAAGCTCGAGGGGAGATTCGAGATAGTCTCCCTGGGGGGAACCATATCCTCATCAGGCGGAAGCCACCTTCACATCTCCCTCTCGGACAGCCAGGGAAGAACCGTGGGAGGCCATCTTATGGAAGGCTCCCGGGTTTACACGACAGCGGAGATCATAATCGGATCGCTTGACGGTGTGGAGTTCACCAGGATCATGGACACGAGAAGCGGCTGCCCTGAGCTCCGCTTCCTTGAGAAATAG
- a CDS encoding GNAT family N-acetyltransferase, with product MIGKKDLEGKCVKLHESHLYEIEKMIVYSDSLKGVTADRLQGFFHGWPTRPSPENHLEILRHSDFVVSAVDNKTGNIVGFITAISDGILCAYVPLLEVLPHYQRKGIGSRLVKLMLEKLKHLYMIDIICDKNVRPFYQKLGMTEAGGMIKRNYENLSGIPLKPL from the coding sequence GTGATCGGGAAGAAGGATTTAGAGGGGAAGTGTGTAAAACTCCATGAAAGCCACCTCTACGAAATCGAGAAAATGATAGTATACAGCGATTCTCTCAAAGGCGTGACTGCTGACAGGCTTCAGGGTTTTTTTCATGGCTGGCCCACCAGGCCTTCTCCTGAAAACCACCTTGAGATTCTGAGGCACAGTGATTTCGTCGTATCTGCCGTTGACAACAAAACAGGGAATATCGTCGGCTTTATCACCGCAATTTCGGACGGCATCCTGTGCGCTTACGTGCCGCTGCTTGAAGTGCTGCCCCACTATCAGAGAAAGGGCATCGGCTCCAGGCTCGTCAAGCTCATGCTTGAGAAACTCAAGCATTTATACATGATTGACATAATATGCGACAAGAATGTCAGGCCGTTTTATCAAAAACTCGGGATGACTGAAGCAGGCGGCATGATAAAGAGAAATTACGAGAACCTGTCGGGCATTCCGCTGAAGCCGTTGTGA
- a CDS encoding thiamine pyrophosphate-binding protein produces the protein MQGADFVLNCLVSEGIDHLFMVPGGLVDPFLGALGRQAALRPIVAAQEGGATYMADGYARASGKFGAALCIGGPGAANTVTAVTTAQTDGSPLLLISGEAATEIEGLGMFQDASSQTLDDVAILKPVTRYSSSVDNPRNLPHLMRHAIIHMRTEPAGPVHLSLPQDSQTADVTAAYQPLNRELEHAGVLSLDAAEETLSHFKGKGDGPVRIAILAGAGVEHSGSSPALIKFAEKWSVPVATTLRAKGVFPEDHPLSLGVFGYAGTHHSRMALLDTPPDLLIVLGSGLNERDSMKWSLKLSPERSICVNLSTFAMGTHLTGSTVLGDVGTYLHWLESRTGQIGESLELSRGKRETWLAGIKAQPRFQDPENCESGSVPIHPARAISELRKALPRDGIVLIDSGAHRAFAGHYWRSYQPLTYISATNLGPMGWAIPAAVGVQCAQPGRKVAVITGDGCMHMHGIEIATAARYQLPIVYLVINNAALGNVWLRVHQKGPVPDELTTLPDIDWAGFSRSLGAQGITVSLPDELPAAFERAMQSKGPTVIDVKADKRCETPVKDWSAASAAWSYHE, from the coding sequence ATGCAAGGTGCCGATTTTGTGCTGAATTGCCTTGTCAGCGAGGGAATTGATCATCTGTTCATGGTGCCGGGAGGGCTGGTAGATCCCTTCCTGGGCGCTCTTGGCCGGCAGGCGGCGCTCAGGCCGATTGTGGCCGCCCAGGAAGGCGGCGCTACCTACATGGCAGATGGTTATGCGCGCGCCAGCGGTAAATTCGGAGCCGCTCTCTGCATCGGAGGCCCCGGCGCGGCAAATACCGTCACTGCCGTAACCACGGCACAGACAGATGGATCTCCGCTTTTATTGATCAGTGGGGAAGCCGCCACAGAAATTGAAGGCCTTGGCATGTTCCAGGATGCGAGCAGCCAGACACTCGATGACGTCGCCATTTTGAAGCCGGTCACCCGTTACTCGAGCTCTGTCGATAATCCCAGAAACCTGCCGCACCTGATGCGCCACGCAATAATCCATATGCGCACCGAGCCCGCAGGGCCTGTGCATCTCTCGCTCCCTCAGGACAGCCAGACGGCCGATGTCACGGCAGCCTATCAGCCGCTGAACAGGGAGCTTGAACATGCCGGTGTGCTGTCATTGGATGCCGCGGAAGAGACACTCAGCCATTTCAAGGGAAAAGGGGATGGACCAGTGAGAATTGCCATTCTTGCCGGTGCCGGGGTGGAGCACTCCGGAAGCTCCCCGGCTCTGATAAAGTTTGCCGAAAAATGGTCTGTTCCCGTTGCCACCACCCTTCGTGCCAAGGGGGTCTTTCCCGAGGATCACCCCTTGTCTCTCGGGGTATTCGGCTATGCAGGAACGCACCATTCCAGGATGGCTCTTCTTGATACTCCACCCGATCTGCTTATAGTGCTCGGATCGGGTCTCAATGAGCGTGACTCCATGAAATGGTCACTGAAGCTGTCCCCTGAAAGATCAATCTGCGTCAATCTCAGCACCTTTGCCATGGGTACCCATCTGACGGGAAGCACTGTTTTAGGCGATGTCGGAACATACCTTCACTGGCTGGAAAGCCGGACCGGTCAGATCGGCGAATCGCTTGAGCTGTCGCGGGGAAAAAGAGAAACATGGCTTGCCGGCATCAAGGCGCAGCCACGCTTCCAGGATCCCGAAAACTGTGAAAGCGGTTCAGTTCCAATTCACCCGGCCCGCGCCATCAGCGAGTTGAGAAAAGCGCTCCCCCGTGACGGGATTGTCCTCATCGACTCCGGCGCCCATCGTGCTTTTGCGGGGCACTACTGGCGCTCCTATCAGCCGCTGACCTATATTTCCGCAACCAACCTGGGGCCCATGGGCTGGGCAATCCCCGCCGCTGTCGGTGTTCAGTGCGCACAGCCAGGCAGGAAGGTTGCCGTCATTACAGGAGACGGCTGCATGCATATGCATGGTATTGAGATAGCGACAGCAGCCCGTTATCAACTGCCGATAGTCTATCTGGTGATCAACAACGCCGCGCTGGGCAATGTCTGGCTGCGGGTTCATCAGAAAGGACCCGTTCCCGATGAGCTCACCACCCTGCCAGACATTGACTGGGCTGGATTCTCAAGAAGCCTGGGCGCTCAGGGCATCACAGTTTCCCTCCCCGATGAGCTTCCGGCGGCTTTTGAAAGGGCCATGCAGAGCAAGGGACCGACCGTTATCGATGTGAAAGCGGACAAGCGCTGTGAGACGCCGGTAAAAGACTGGTCTGCGGCTTCTGCGGCCTGGTCCTATCACGAATAG
- a CDS encoding HNH endonuclease signature motif containing protein: MDTFELSTTHSIFLPDEEELLHLGNSISSKDCEDLLLLPEPYELPAEARDRAERLVKISRDGLLPEAEKLTDNLTLGPALIDRDERASLIDFTLCKAIRGRLALDLVLGGLLVNLKMKGVDHLGYRSIATFAAEHLSMSGRTASELMHNYMLLESLPLTREAYLQGKVAKSALRHLSRVITPESEASWIKETAHLSMSALERKVGEVCAGKDPAAQAFPAEDAQAPDGGENEGVMMYFRVSPTLALTWDFALSLFRDKEHYDGPVAGFVEAILANWAASGKFACGPAALDEKGSLPVFYKSREAGKDSRPGTESVTGPAQAEAFPGDTGSTAPEAEISPWEMPWDIFFPSWLEETRRGGKPGSGSVRAVAERLIRAASMRQRLEVAIGMLLRAMHSRQLFTNFGFESIEEYAQTRCGLSRTQARQFITVANGFRRHSLTEKAFKNGTITREQARLILPLVNGKNEEAWIEYAASVPTADLREEAERIARIIEYDSFAAVNYTLLPGFRYISDERSHELPFEVRDAIRTGSWYGGPSQPPVWPLSEDDEELMEARDRRFDEPWKHFSDVDEMLAAEATIKVEKNSALCASLKEARDICTIPSGANPEETFLVDIIQGGSPSPSGRGTMTIRFSLPEELFEIWSTAARAFLHLTAQAEAAGVEDTAIPPVETFLAALLADYLATEGHFQKAAHHHRILKRDRFRCQSPGCRCRRNLHVHHLIRRSQGGTDDPWNLITLCEACHLHLIHGLRTLTIRGRAPFELTVTFGASSESEPFLVYDKGVKTSRKHL; encoded by the coding sequence ATGGATACATTTGAGCTCTCCACCACTCACTCAATTTTTCTTCCTGATGAAGAGGAGCTTCTTCACCTCGGTAATTCTATTTCTTCGAAGGACTGCGAGGATCTTCTTCTGCTTCCCGAGCCTTATGAGCTCCCCGCCGAGGCCCGCGACAGGGCGGAGCGCCTTGTGAAGATAAGCAGGGATGGCCTTCTCCCCGAGGCCGAGAAGCTCACGGATAATCTCACCCTGGGACCTGCCCTCATCGACAGGGATGAGCGGGCCTCCCTGATAGACTTCACCCTCTGCAAGGCCATCCGCGGCCGCCTCGCCCTTGACCTGGTCCTTGGCGGCCTTCTTGTGAATCTCAAGATGAAAGGAGTTGATCATTTAGGCTACCGCTCCATAGCAACCTTTGCTGCGGAGCACCTCTCGATGTCAGGGCGCACTGCGTCGGAGCTGATGCACAATTATATGCTTCTCGAGAGTCTTCCCCTCACCAGGGAGGCTTACCTTCAGGGCAAGGTGGCCAAGAGCGCCCTGAGGCACCTTTCGAGGGTCATCACCCCCGAGAGCGAGGCGTCGTGGATAAAGGAGACGGCGCATCTTTCAATGAGCGCCCTGGAGCGTAAGGTGGGGGAGGTGTGCGCGGGAAAGGATCCCGCGGCTCAGGCTTTTCCGGCAGAGGACGCCCAGGCACCAGACGGCGGCGAAAATGAAGGAGTGATGATGTATTTCCGCGTGTCGCCCACCCTTGCCCTCACCTGGGACTTCGCCCTCTCCCTCTTCCGTGATAAGGAGCACTATGACGGTCCTGTCGCAGGCTTCGTCGAGGCCATCCTCGCCAACTGGGCGGCCTCTGGAAAATTCGCCTGTGGTCCTGCAGCCCTTGATGAGAAGGGAAGCCTCCCGGTATTTTACAAGAGTCGTGAGGCAGGGAAGGATTCTCGTCCCGGCACAGAGTCCGTCACGGGCCCGGCACAGGCAGAGGCTTTTCCTGGAGATACAGGGAGCACCGCCCCGGAGGCAGAGATCTCGCCGTGGGAGATGCCGTGGGATATATTCTTTCCTTCGTGGCTTGAGGAGACCCGGCGGGGCGGGAAGCCCGGCAGCGGTTCTGTCAGGGCCGTCGCGGAGAGGCTCATCAGGGCCGCTTCGATGCGCCAGAGACTTGAAGTCGCTATCGGGATGCTGCTGCGGGCGATGCACTCCAGGCAGCTTTTCACCAACTTTGGCTTTGAATCAATCGAGGAGTATGCGCAAACACGGTGCGGCCTCTCAAGGACCCAGGCCCGCCAGTTCATCACGGTCGCCAATGGCTTCCGCCGCCATTCGCTCACCGAGAAGGCCTTTAAAAACGGCACCATCACCAGGGAGCAGGCAAGGCTCATCCTTCCCCTGGTAAACGGGAAAAATGAAGAAGCCTGGATAGAATATGCCGCGTCTGTCCCCACAGCGGACCTCCGGGAAGAAGCAGAGCGCATCGCCAGGATCATCGAGTACGACAGCTTCGCGGCGGTGAACTATACCCTCCTCCCGGGCTTCCGCTATATCAGTGATGAGCGCTCTCATGAGCTTCCCTTCGAGGTAAGGGACGCCATCAGGACCGGGTCGTGGTACGGCGGCCCCTCGCAGCCCCCGGTGTGGCCCCTCTCCGAGGATGACGAAGAGCTCATGGAAGCCCGCGACAGGCGCTTTGACGAGCCCTGGAAGCATTTCAGCGATGTTGATGAGATGCTTGCCGCCGAAGCGACAATAAAAGTTGAAAAAAATTCCGCGCTGTGTGCAAGTCTGAAAGAGGCCCGGGATATCTGCACCATCCCTTCAGGCGCCAATCCCGAGGAGACATTTCTCGTGGATATCATCCAGGGAGGCAGTCCGTCGCCTTCAGGGAGGGGCACCATGACCATCAGGTTTTCTCTCCCGGAAGAGCTCTTCGAGATCTGGAGCACCGCCGCCCGGGCTTTTCTGCATCTCACCGCACAGGCAGAGGCTGCCGGGGTGGAAGATACCGCGATCCCCCCCGTTGAAACATTCCTTGCCGCCCTGCTGGCAGACTATCTCGCCACTGAAGGGCATTTCCAAAAGGCTGCCCATCACCACAGGATCCTCAAGCGAGACCGGTTCCGCTGCCAGTCCCCCGGCTGCCGCTGCCGCAGAAACTTGCACGTTCACCACCTCATCAGGCGCTCCCAGGGCGGCACCGACGACCCCTGGAACCTTATCACCCTCTGCGAGGCCTGCCACCTCCACCTGATCCATGGCCTCAGGACTCTCACCATCAGGGGAAGAGCCCCCTTCGAGCTCACCGTCACCTTCGGAGCATCCTCTGAGAGCGAGCCCTTCCTGGTCTATGACAAGGGCGTGAAGACTTCCAGAAAGCACCTGTAA
- a CDS encoding carboxymuconolactone decarboxylase — MARLPFSPDNLDGHDRSIYEAMVTRRKERGAPFGGPYAALMNHPVLCQKVEELGYYLKFEGHLSREVYQFAVLAVAKETGADFEWTDHVEHALAAGVPREVTDLLKKEGLAAASPHLPEPYQTASQVLKETLAWKSIPDEVQGRAIRSCGILGFVELVVLSGFYQMFSAINQGFDVEMPR; from the coding sequence ATGGCAAGACTGCCTTTCAGCCCTGATAATCTTGATGGCCATGACAGGTCGATTTATGAGGCCATGGTCACCCGGAGAAAAGAGAGGGGCGCTCCCTTCGGGGGGCCCTATGCCGCCCTGATGAACCACCCCGTGCTTTGTCAGAAGGTTGAGGAGCTTGGGTATTATCTGAAGTTTGAAGGACACCTGTCCCGGGAAGTGTACCAGTTTGCAGTGCTTGCTGTGGCAAAGGAAACGGGGGCGGATTTTGAGTGGACAGACCATGTAGAGCATGCCCTGGCTGCCGGTGTCCCCCGGGAGGTCACCGATTTGCTGAAGAAAGAGGGCCTCGCCGCTGCCTCCCCGCATCTTCCTGAGCCCTATCAGACGGCGTCCCAGGTGCTCAAGGAGACACTCGCCTGGAAGAGCATACCCGATGAAGTACAGGGGCGGGCAATCAGAAGCTGCGGCATCCTGGGATTTGTCGAGCTTGTGGTGCTCTCGGGCTTTTACCAGATGTTCTCAGCAATAAACCAGGGATTTGATGTCGAGATGCCCCGGTAA
- a CDS encoding STAS domain-containing protein produces the protein MEIKESRTGEILVLDITGKLDAISSEALNKELAVVIEKDRNLIINCKGIDYISSSGIRSLLLAAKHLKEKGHFALCELSESVKEVFEIAGLMKVFPIYSQLSEAVEDFSRHAGSR, from the coding sequence ATGGAAATCAAAGAGAGCAGAACGGGGGAAATCCTGGTCCTCGACATTACAGGGAAACTTGATGCCATCAGCTCTGAGGCCCTCAACAAAGAGCTTGCCGTGGTGATAGAGAAAGACAGGAACCTGATAATAAACTGCAAGGGCATCGATTATATAAGCAGCTCGGGAATCCGGTCGCTCCTGCTGGCCGCAAAACATCTCAAGGAGAAGGGGCACTTCGCCCTCTGCGAGCTCAGCGAGAGCGTCAAGGAAGTCTTTGAAATAGCGGGGCTCATGAAGGTGTTCCCCATATATTCACAGCTCAGCGAAGCCGTTGAGGATTTCTCCCGGCATGCCGGCTCCCGTTGA